CTCATCAGTCTTTCTAAAGCAAGTTGAAGGCGATCGCGACTATTAAAGTTATCTAGTTTCTGAATCAGTTTGCCATCATGAAATAGCATGATTGTTGGTAAATTTCTAAGACAATAATAGTTAGTTAGTTTAAAATTGTCGTCAGCATGGATTGAAACCAATTTAATCGGTTCATTGTTATCTGACTGAAGTGTTTCCAACATAGGGTTAATTAATCGACATAAACCACACCAGGGACTCCAAAAATGTACCAATACTGGGCGGGATGCTTCTAATACCTCTATTTGAAAATTGGCTTCATTGACTGCGGATATCATATAAATATAAACGCCTTTTAATCTACTTTAGATACTTTGAGCTATGCTACA
This genomic window from Coleofasciculaceae cyanobacterium contains:
- a CDS encoding thioredoxin family protein; translation: MISAVNEANFQIEVLEASRPVLVHFWSPWCGLCRLINPMLETLQSDNNEPIKLVSIHADDNFKLTNYYCLRNLPTIMLFHDGKLIQKLDNFNSRDRLQLALERLMSNTPTLFTS